Proteins encoded by one window of Primulina huaijiensis isolate GDHJ02 chromosome 1, ASM1229523v2, whole genome shotgun sequence:
- the LOC140981055 gene encoding probable LRR receptor-like serine/threonine-protein kinase At1g56140, with protein sequence MAAAPPIQTLLFLLSAAAFGLTVRAQNSTNATIDPLEAIAINSLFGRWQLPPSDQWNISGRLCSGVAIDATEIVNFNPGIKCTCSFDNGATCHVTALRVYALDVAGPIPEEIWNLTYLTDLNLGQNYLTGPLPATISTLTRMQYLSLGINALSGELPKELGLLSDLRSIAFGTNNFSGPLPLELGNLSRLTQIYFDSAGVSGPIPPSFAKLTSLERVWASDNALTGQIPDFIGNWSKLIALRFQGNSFQGSIPLSFSNLSSLNDLRISDISNGSSSLDFLQNMRTLATLVLRNNNVSGSIPSFFGQLGSLQLVDLSFNNLTGGLPEFLFNLGGITSLFLGSNKLTGVLPTQKISVLQNVDLSYNELSGSFPSWVSQRNLQINLVGNNFTIGGSNQSVLPSGLNCLQRNFPCQRGSPIYSSFAVKCGGPQIRSSDQTVYEMDNETLGPATYYMTSTGRWAVSNAGMASDNPRYLTSSLYQFTNTLDSELFQTARLSFGSLRYYGLGLENGNYTVKLQFAEIVIFGSRTWRSLGRRVFDIYVQGNLELKDFDIQKEVGSLRAVAKEFKAIVSENYIEIHLFWAGKGTCCVPSQGTYGPLIQAISATPDFVPTVANNPPGQKKNRTGLIVGISAAVGAASLLSILAISYLFWKRKMQKNFEDEELLGIDTRPYTFSYAELKTATDDFNTVNKLGEGGFGPVYKGTLADGRVVAVKQLSVTSHQGKSQFVAEIATISAVQHRNLVKLYGCCIEGNKRLLVYEYLENKSLDQLLFGIGSKSLYLDWPTRYDVCLGVARGLTYLHEESRLRIVHRDVKASNILLDSDLTPKISDFGLAKLYDDKKTHISTRVAGTIGYLAPEYAMRGHLTEKADVFSFGVVALEIVSGRPNSDSNLEIDKIYLLEWAWSLHESNKETELVDPSLHIFNPDEVRTIIGVALLCTQASPSLRPSMSRVVAMLSGDVEVASVSTRPSYLTDWKFNDDTTYVSDDTENTRINSTNSTTMVSGSSTYSPTNPAKPILHEVIGDGR encoded by the exons CAATAGCTATAAACTCTTTGTTCGGGAGATGGCAACTTCCGCCATCAGATCAGTGGAACATTAGTGGCCGGTTATGTAGCGGAGTCGCCATTGACGCAACTGAAATAGTGAACTTTAATCCGGGTATCAAATGTACTTGTTCCTTTGACAATGGTGCTACTTGCCATGTTACTGCTCT GAGAGTTTATGCATTGGATGTTGCTGGTCCTATTCCTGAAGAGATCTGGAATCTGACTTATCTCACTGATCT gAATTTGGGTCAAAACTATTTAACAGGTCCCCTTCCTGCAACCATCAGTACTCTCACTCGCATGCAGTACTT GAGTCTTGGCATAAATGCGTTGTCGGGGGAGCTTCCAAAGGAACTTGGTCTACTGTCTGACCTAAGATCTAT AGCCTTCGGCACAAACAACTTCTCTGGCCCTTTACCACTTGAACTTGGGAACTTATCAAGATTAACACAGAT ATACTTTGATAGTGCTGGTGTTAGCGGTCCAATACCTCCATCATTTGCTAAACTAACGAGCTTGGAGAGAGT GTGGGCATCAGACAATGCCCTCACCGGCCAGATACCTGATTTCATTGGAAATTGGTCAAAACTCATTGCTCT GAGGTTTCAGGGGAATTCATTTCAAGGTTCAATACCATTATCCTTTTCCAATTTAAGTTCTTTGAATGACTT GAGAATAAGCGATATATCTAATGGGAGTTCTTCTTTGGatttccttcaaaatatgcGTACTCTGGCCACATT AGTTTTGCGGAACAATAATGTTTCTGGTTCTATACCTTCCTTCTTTGGGCAACTTGGTAGTTTACAACTCGT GGACTTGAGCTTCAACAACTTGACAGGAGGACTTCCAGAGTTTCTTTTCAATCTTGGAGGAATTACTAGCTT GTTTCTGGGTTCTAACAAGCTCACTGGAGTGCTGCCAACCCAAAAGATTTCAGTACTTCAAAATGT AGATTTATCATACAATGAATTATCTGGGAGCTTTCCTTCTTGGGTCAGCCAGCGAAATCTACAGAT TAATTTAGTTGGCAACAACTTCACAATCGGTGGTTCCAACCAAAG TGTTTTGCCTTCTGGATTGAATTGTCTTCAGAGGAATTTTCCTTGTCAACGAGGATCACCTATTT ATTCCAGCTTTGCAGTTAAGTGTGGAGGTCCGCAGATTCGTTCTTCTGACCAGACTGTGTATGAAATGGATAATGAGACACTTGGTCCAGCGACATATTATATGACCAGTACAGGCAGATGGGCAGTTAGCAATGCTGGCATGGCTTCTGATAATCCACGATATCTAACCTCCTCTTTGTACCAATTTACAAATACTTTGGACTCGGAATTGTTCCAAACTGCTCGACTTTCTTTTGGATCGTTAAGATACTATGGCTTAGGCCTAGAGAATGGTAACTACACCGTGAAACTCCAATTTGCAGAGATAGTAATCTTCGGTAGTAGGACTTGGAGGAGTCTTGGACGACGTGTTTTTGATATATACGTCCAG GGGAATCTAGAGTTAAAAGACTTTGACATACAAAAAGAGGTTGGTTCTTTAAGAGCTGTTGCGAAGGAATTCAAAGCCATAGTGTCGGAAAACTATATCGAAATCCATCTGTTTTGGGCTGGAAAAGGAACTTGCTGTGTACCTTCACAGGGTACTTATGGACCTTTAATACAAGCAATAAGTGCAACTCCAG ATTTCGTTCCAACTGTTGCAAACAATCCTCCCGGTCAGAAGAAGAACAGAACTGGTCTTATCGTGGGGATTTCTGCTGCAGTTGGAGCCGCAAGCTTGCTTTCTATTCTAGCGATATCCTACCTTTTCTGGAAACGGAAAATGCAGAAAAACTTTGAGGATGAAG AGTTATTGGGGATTGATACACGGCCTTACACGTTCAGTTATGCTGAACTTAAAACTGCAACTGATGACTTCAATACTGTTAATAAGCTCGGGGAGGGAGGATTTGGACCTGTTTACAAG GGAACACTTGCTGATGGAAGAGTGGTTGCGGTTAAACAATTGTCTGTGACATCACATCAAGGAAAGAGTCAGTTTGTGGCCGAGATTGCTACTATTTCTGCTGTGCAACATCGTAACCTTGTTAAATTGTATGGATGTTGCATTGAAGGGAATAAAAGATTGCTTGTATACGAGTATCTCGAAAACAAGAGTCTTGATCAACTACTATTTGGAATCG GAAGTAAAAGTTTATATCTTGATTGGCCAACACGCTATGACGTATGCCTGGGAGTGGCCAGGGGTCTAACTTATCTACACGAAGAATCTCGACTGAGAATCGTGCACAGAGATGTGAAAGCCAGCAACATTCTGCTTGATTCTGATCTCACTCCAAAAATTTCGGATTTTGGCCTCGCCAAATTGTACGACGACAAGAAGACCCACATAAGTACTCGAGTTGCAGGAACAAT TGGGTATCTTGCTCCGGAGTATGCCATGCGTGGACATCTGACAGAAAAGGCTGATGTATTTAGCTTTGGGGTTGTAGCTCTAGAGATAGTCAGCGGAAGGCCAAATTCTGACTCGAATTTGGAAATCGATAAGATTTATCTTCTTGAATGG GCATGGAGCCTTCATGAAAGTAACAAAGAAACCGAGCTGGTCGACCCTTCTTTACACATATTCAACCCCGATGAAGTAAGGACAATAATCGGTGTAGCTCTTCTATGCACTCAAGCATCACCCAGCTTACGGCCCTCGATGTCTCGTGTGGTGGCCATGCTTTCTGGAGATGTGGAGGTGGCTTCTGTTTCTACAAGGCCCAGTTATCTAACAGACTGGAAGTTTAATGATGATACAACATATGTATCGGACGACACGGAGAACACCCGTATCAATTCGACAAATAGCACAACCATGGTATCAGGCTCAAGTACTTATTCACCCACAAATCCAGCTAAACCCATACTTCATGAGGTTATTGGTGATGGTAGATGA